A single region of the Candidatus Zixiibacteriota bacterium genome encodes:
- a CDS encoding glycosyltransferase family 4 protein: MGRHQTIRVCHLISGDLWAGAEAQAFNMITALTACDELELSAILLNEGKLAALLRQSGLRVTVIEEAGHGFWAIRGRVVDELTKRPVNIIHSHRYKENILAAMLKKRCRVRGLVQTVHGVTEMFSGVKNLKGQLYDRANRFVTRRYFERIQPVSHDIERQFRGLYNPDRITTIHNAVDPVKIVPSRSSVELRKELQVAPDQPIIGSLGRMVPVKNYELFLQMAGLIHHKRPEVCFVLAGDGPLKDRYMALAQSNGLGETVKFLGFRHDVWDILNGLDLFVMTSHHEGIPVVLLEAMTLKKPCISTAVGGITEVIEPDQSGILTPPGDAEALADACVKLLADTGLRERMGLAARARVQEEFSVDLQRQRLLAVYREVMALA, from the coding sequence ATGGGACGCCACCAAACGATAAGGGTATGTCACCTCATCTCCGGTGATCTGTGGGCCGGCGCCGAGGCGCAGGCATTCAACATGATCACCGCACTCACGGCGTGCGATGAACTCGAACTCTCCGCTATCCTCCTGAACGAAGGGAAACTCGCCGCCCTATTGCGTCAATCAGGCCTGCGTGTCACCGTCATCGAAGAAGCCGGCCACGGATTTTGGGCAATCCGCGGTCGGGTGGTCGACGAGTTGACGAAACGACCGGTTAATATCATCCATTCCCACCGTTACAAAGAGAACATCCTGGCTGCCATGCTCAAGAAGCGGTGTCGCGTCAGAGGACTTGTCCAGACCGTGCACGGCGTCACGGAGATGTTCTCGGGCGTCAAGAATCTCAAAGGCCAACTGTATGACCGCGCCAACCGATTTGTTACCCGTCGATACTTCGAGCGCATCCAGCCGGTCTCGCATGATATCGAGCGGCAGTTTCGTGGATTATACAACCCCGATCGCATCACCACGATCCACAACGCGGTCGACCCGGTCAAGATTGTTCCCTCCCGCAGTTCCGTGGAACTGAGAAAGGAATTGCAGGTTGCGCCGGACCAACCTATCATAGGTTCGCTCGGTCGGATGGTCCCGGTTAAGAACTACGAACTGTTTCTGCAGATGGCAGGGCTGATACACCACAAGCGTCCCGAGGTCTGTTTCGTTCTTGCCGGAGACGGCCCGCTGAAAGACCGGTATATGGCTTTGGCGCAATCGAATGGGCTGGGTGAGACCGTGAAATTCCTGGGATTTCGCCACGATGTTTGGGATATCCTTAACGGTCTCGACCTGTTTGTTATGACGTCGCACCACGAAGGGATACCGGTGGTTCTCCTGGAGGCTATGACATTGAAAAAACCCTGCATCAGCACCGCGGTCGGAGGCATCACCGAAGTTATAGAGCCCGATCAATCCGGAATTCTGACGCCCCCTGGCGATGCCGAGGCGCTGGCCGACGCCTGTGTGAAATTGCTCGCTGATACCGGTCTGCGCGAACGAATGGGATTGGCCGCGCGAGCCCGGGTACAGGAAGAGTTCTCCGTGGACCTGCAGCGACAGCGCCTGCTGGCCGTGTATCGCGAAGTTATGGCGCTCGCATGA
- a CDS encoding glycosyltransferase family 2 protein translates to MPVLFWGSAFVIFWAYIGYPLALWLISLFHVKKVAKQDWYPPVTVIITAYNEEKRIANKIDNTLALEYPKDKLDIIVVSDASTDQTEEIVRSYFDRGIKLLRIAERHGKHYGQGHGIQMATTDIVVLTDATTFLKADAIAKIVRSYADPTIGCVSGEDRIEETADGSAGEGAYVRYEMKLRALENQVGSLVGASGCFFSVRKYLCYHWIGDMSSDFYMPIVTRMHGLRAVVEHQAIGYYRVLANPDKEFMRKVRTVVHGLEVLFEFKEILNVFKYGTYTLQMFSHKLCRWLVPFAIIVLLIANLFLWRHGLFYQALLAGQALLYVMALLAYLLRPLQQISLFKIPLFFVMVNLSILVAWWKYLTGQKYVVWDATKR, encoded by the coding sequence TTGCCGGTCCTCTTCTGGGGGTCGGCCTTTGTCATTTTCTGGGCCTATATCGGATATCCCCTGGCCTTGTGGCTTATCTCGCTCTTTCATGTCAAGAAAGTCGCCAAACAGGACTGGTATCCGCCGGTGACCGTGATCATCACCGCGTACAACGAGGAAAAACGAATCGCCAACAAAATCGACAACACGCTGGCGCTCGAATATCCCAAGGACAAGCTGGATATCATCGTTGTTTCCGACGCCTCCACCGACCAGACCGAGGAGATTGTCCGTTCCTACTTCGATCGCGGCATCAAACTACTTCGCATAGCCGAGCGGCACGGCAAGCATTACGGACAAGGACACGGCATACAAATGGCCACTACGGACATTGTCGTGCTCACCGACGCCACCACTTTTCTCAAGGCGGATGCCATCGCCAAAATAGTTCGCTCGTACGCTGACCCCACGATTGGCTGTGTCTCCGGCGAAGACAGGATCGAGGAGACCGCCGACGGCTCGGCTGGCGAGGGCGCGTATGTGCGATACGAAATGAAACTTCGGGCGCTCGAAAACCAGGTCGGCTCGCTCGTCGGCGCCAGCGGCTGCTTTTTCTCCGTCAGAAAATATCTCTGCTACCACTGGATCGGCGACATGTCCAGCGACTTCTACATGCCGATCGTCACCCGCATGCACGGCCTTCGCGCCGTAGTCGAGCACCAAGCCATCGGTTACTATCGCGTCCTGGCTAACCCCGACAAAGAATTCATGCGCAAGGTCCGCACCGTCGTGCACGGGCTGGAAGTGCTATTTGAGTTCAAAGAAATACTCAATGTTTTCAAATACGGCACCTATACGCTCCAGATGTTCAGCCACAAACTGTGCCGGTGGCTGGTGCCTTTCGCCATAATAGTTTTACTCATAGCGAACCTGTTTCTATGGCGGCATGGCTTGTTCTACCAGGCATTGTTGGCCGGACAGGCGCTCTTGTACGTTATGGCTCTGCTCGCGTACCTGCTGCGACCGCTACAACAGATCAGCCTGTTCAAGATTCCCCTGTTCTTCGTAATGGTAAACCTTTCGATACTGGTGGCCTGGTGGAAATACCTGACCGGCCAGAAGTATGTGGTATGGGACGCCACCAAACGATAA
- a CDS encoding glycosyltransferase, with protein MSTERINLLHTVLNLGFAGLERIVTELTLRIDKTRFNVEVCCFNKLGPFAELLQEAGIKVWLLEKNPRHFDPRDPLKLVKYFRQHHIHVINTHSGTFFEATAAARLARVPVVVYTDHGRPNIEPPLRTLEDAVTTRFADRVIAVSEELRDNMFRKLKVQKHKMQIILNGVNMETFSPRPKSETLLRELDISPEARVVGTVGRLETIKDQATLIEGFAQLHRALPESVLVLVGGGSLQTELEEQVRSLNLTDSVRFAGKRADIPDFLNLFDLFVLSSVSEGTSVSLLEAMASGLPAVVTNVGGNPAIVDDNVNGILFKVGDADGLAAALQSLLTDDTRRSAFARAAREKVGREYSLDKMVAEYERLFLQLLHRKGKFLQWAE; from the coding sequence ATGTCTACCGAACGAATCAATCTTCTTCACACCGTTCTCAATCTCGGCTTCGCCGGGCTGGAGCGAATCGTCACCGAACTGACTCTCCGCATCGACAAAACCCGCTTCAATGTCGAGGTTTGCTGCTTCAACAAGCTGGGGCCGTTCGCCGAGCTGCTCCAGGAGGCCGGCATCAAGGTCTGGCTGCTGGAGAAGAACCCAAGGCATTTCGACCCGCGCGATCCGTTGAAACTCGTGAAATATTTCCGGCAACACCATATCCATGTCATCAACACCCATTCCGGGACGTTTTTTGAAGCCACCGCAGCCGCCCGTCTTGCCCGTGTCCCGGTGGTGGTGTACACCGACCATGGCCGACCGAATATCGAGCCGCCGCTGCGAACACTTGAGGACGCCGTCACCACGCGTTTCGCCGACCGTGTCATTGCGGTTTCCGAGGAACTCCGTGACAACATGTTCCGGAAATTGAAAGTCCAGAAACATAAAATGCAGATCATTCTCAACGGCGTGAACATGGAGACATTCTCCCCTCGCCCCAAATCTGAAACGCTCTTGCGGGAACTCGATATCTCACCGGAAGCTCGGGTGGTCGGAACTGTCGGACGTCTGGAGACCATTAAGGACCAGGCAACTCTCATCGAGGGGTTCGCCCAACTTCACCGAGCGCTGCCGGAGAGTGTGCTCGTGTTGGTCGGCGGTGGATCATTGCAAACTGAACTCGAAGAACAGGTCCGCTCTCTCAATTTGACTGACTCGGTCCGGTTCGCCGGCAAACGGGCGGATATTCCGGATTTCCTGAATCTGTTCGACCTGTTCGTGCTCTCGTCGGTTTCCGAAGGTACCTCGGTCTCACTGCTGGAAGCAATGGCCTCGGGCCTCCCCGCCGTGGTGACCAACGTGGGGGGAAACCCGGCTATAGTGGACGACAACGTGAACGGGATTTTGTTCAAGGTCGGCGATGCCGACGGACTGGCGGCTGCGCTTCAGTCGCTCTTGACCGATGACACCCGCCGCTCTGCATTCGCCCGAGCCGCACGTGAGAAAGTTGGCCGTGAGTACAGTCTGGATAAGATGGTGGCTGAGTACGAGCGGCTTTTCCTGCAGTTGTTGCACCGAAAAGGGAAATTCCTACAGTGGGCGGAGTAG
- a CDS encoding acyltransferase produces MAGQQPSRLARLRQLRFKDIRRKIMGYMRGWWLRSQVEINGPIKAIGKQIISKKNGVIRIGPNCTLWPNVKLVAMSVLEGVPAVLTIGTNTNIGDRTEIHCGREVKIGSNCGISWDVVIVEHNYHAQDISQEGPDLDPRSVIIEDYVWIGFRAIILKGVHIGKGSIIGAGSVVTKDVPPYSLVAGNPAKVIRQLPIPGQQSA; encoded by the coding sequence ATGGCAGGACAACAACCATCACGCCTGGCGCGGTTGCGCCAACTCAGGTTCAAGGATATACGCCGCAAGATCATGGGATACATGCGCGGGTGGTGGCTTCGTTCTCAGGTGGAGATCAACGGCCCGATCAAGGCGATCGGGAAGCAGATCATAAGCAAGAAAAACGGAGTAATCAGGATCGGCCCCAATTGCACCCTATGGCCCAATGTCAAACTGGTGGCGATGTCAGTCCTCGAGGGTGTCCCGGCCGTTCTCACTATTGGCACCAACACCAATATCGGCGACCGGACCGAAATACACTGCGGCCGCGAAGTCAAAATAGGCTCCAACTGCGGCATCTCATGGGATGTGGTCATAGTCGAACATAACTACCACGCCCAGGACATCTCCCAGGAAGGCCCGGACCTTGACCCGCGCTCTGTTATTATCGAAGATTACGTCTGGATCGGCTTTCGCGCCATCATCCTCAAAGGGGTTCATATCGGCAAAGGTTCGATCATCGGGGCCGGCTCCGTGGTCACCAAGGATGTGCCGCCGTATTCGCTGGTGGCCGGCAACCCGGCCAAAGTGATCAGGCAGCTTCCCATTCCGGGACAACAGAGCGCTTGA
- a CDS encoding VOC family protein: MNELGKKLKLHHIGIVARDEAQIEQFKTILGLTEEARETIEKYHVTNVFLSCAGGSKLHFMIPHKGVLKNFNQGRGGFHHIAFCAKDIDAAQKELESKGIKFIAGEKQKGIGQFQFNFALPNIAGLNVELIHDPDMDWSDTE; this comes from the coding sequence ATGAATGAACTGGGCAAGAAACTGAAACTGCACCATATCGGCATCGTGGCCCGCGACGAGGCCCAGATCGAGCAGTTCAAGACCATCCTGGGACTCACCGAGGAAGCACGGGAGACAATCGAAAAGTATCACGTCACCAACGTCTTTCTCAGTTGCGCCGGTGGGAGCAAACTGCATTTCATGATTCCGCACAAAGGTGTGCTCAAGAATTTCAACCAGGGGCGGGGCGGCTTCCATCATATCGCCTTCTGCGCCAAGGATATCGATGCCGCCCAGAAGGAACTAGAAAGCAAGGGGATCAAGTTCATCGCCGGTGAGAAACAAAAGGGGATCGGGCAGTTTCAGTTCAATTTCGCGCTCCCCAATATCGCCGGATTGAACGTGGAACTGATTCATGACCCGGACATGGACTGGTCCGACACCGAATAG
- a CDS encoding acyl carrier protein — protein MSPNNQKLLRLLEDILLIDDTQYRDEFGPDEIETWDSLAMVSIAAAVEKEFGYAMTPEEMVSMGTIGDIKSVLRGQGVGFE, from the coding sequence ATGTCGCCCAATAATCAGAAACTGCTCCGCCTGCTCGAAGATATTCTGCTGATCGATGACACCCAGTACCGGGATGAATTCGGCCCCGATGAGATCGAGACCTGGGACAGCCTGGCGATGGTGAGTATCGCGGCGGCGGTCGAGAAGGAGTTTGGGTACGCAATGACACCCGAAGAGATGGTTTCGATGGGGACGATTGGGGATATCAAGTCAGTGCTGCGCGGTCAGGGTGTTGGCTTTGAATGA
- a CDS encoding class I adenylate-forming enzyme family protein: MKSIAENFLATADRVPDKTFLVGPDNHRFTYAQVLSRARRFATLLESNNVGAGDRVILTFPNSVNYLCAYLGTLMRGCTALLVDPRSRPAHLEYVRSNCDAKAWMSHKSRAEYDHIQGQIRCPHNLDPLPEMPLEKLCADKNPLALIMYTSGATGIPKGVCLSHDNLQHTIRSIISWAKIEESDRELTTLSLTHLFGLAHVHIYWTLGGTVYLEEKLQDIPRLMQRITDEQITSFPGTPGGFKMILDQFADLFANHAGRLKYIVVNSAPMAEEYIKKMLELLPNTRFYMYYGLTEASRSSYICYNDNRTKLKSVGRPTPGAEVVVGTPDKPLTNEVGEVLIRGPHLTKGYWGINSSEYFLDGWFRTGDLGIMDADGFLTWEGRLKEQINIDGLKLTPMEVESVLMDHPRVKDCAVVGASDEMTGEVVVGFVVPNGAPSRELEIELRRHCKDRLEIYKIPKKIVFIDEIPRTDTGKTKRMSLKERLQS; encoded by the coding sequence ATGAAGTCGATTGCAGAAAACTTCCTGGCCACCGCTGACCGAGTTCCCGATAAGACATTCCTGGTCGGTCCGGACAATCATCGGTTCACATACGCGCAGGTATTGAGCCGCGCGCGCCGATTTGCGACTCTCCTCGAAAGCAACAATGTCGGTGCGGGCGACAGAGTAATACTCACGTTTCCCAATTCGGTCAACTATCTCTGTGCCTATCTGGGTACCCTCATGCGCGGCTGCACGGCGCTCCTGGTGGACCCACGGTCGCGTCCGGCTCATCTGGAATATGTACGGTCGAACTGCGACGCCAAAGCCTGGATGAGCCACAAGTCGCGAGCCGAGTACGATCATATTCAGGGGCAGATACGGTGTCCCCACAATCTCGATCCCCTGCCGGAGATGCCTTTGGAGAAGCTGTGTGCCGACAAGAATCCTCTGGCGCTTATCATGTACACGAGCGGGGCAACGGGCATACCAAAAGGAGTCTGCCTCTCGCATGATAATCTCCAGCACACGATTCGTTCAATCATCTCATGGGCGAAGATCGAGGAGAGTGACCGCGAGTTGACCACACTTTCGCTGACGCACCTGTTCGGTCTTGCGCACGTGCATATCTACTGGACGCTTGGCGGGACAGTGTACCTCGAAGAGAAGCTTCAGGATATCCCTCGCCTGATGCAGCGTATTACCGACGAGCAGATTACCAGTTTCCCCGGCACTCCTGGCGGGTTCAAGATGATACTGGATCAATTTGCGGATCTATTCGCCAATCATGCGGGAAGGCTCAAGTATATCGTTGTCAACTCTGCTCCGATGGCGGAGGAGTATATCAAAAAGATGCTGGAGCTTCTGCCGAACACGCGGTTCTACATGTACTATGGTCTCACCGAGGCAAGCCGCTCAAGCTATATCTGTTACAATGACAATCGCACCAAACTGAAGTCGGTAGGTCGGCCAACGCCCGGAGCGGAGGTTGTTGTGGGAACACCCGATAAACCGCTAACCAATGAAGTTGGTGAAGTACTCATCCGCGGGCCGCATCTCACTAAAGGGTATTGGGGGATCAATTCGAGCGAGTATTTTCTCGATGGCTGGTTTCGGACCGGCGATTTGGGGATTATGGATGCCGATGGTTTCCTGACGTGGGAAGGACGGTTGAAGGAGCAGATCAACATCGATGGACTCAAATTGACGCCGATGGAGGTGGAATCGGTGCTGATGGATCATCCGCGTGTCAAAGACTGTGCAGTGGTTGGAGCGTCCGACGAGATGACCGGCGAGGTGGTGGTTGGGTTTGTGGTACCCAATGGCGCGCCGAGCCGGGAACTGGAGATCGAACTGCGCCGCCACTGCAAAGACCGGCTCGAGATATACAAGATTCCCAAAAAGATTGTCTTCATCGATGAGATACCGCGCACCGACACCGGCAAGACCAAGCGGATGTCGCTCAAAGAGAGATTGCAGTCGTGA
- a CDS encoding GNAT family N-acetyltransferase, whose protein sequence is MTKAEVVVRAGTPDDYPAIAAVLDRTFCARPYEQRVKLWRWRSENNPVRLPEIPGFLIAELDGQIVGVHGLVPMRVKLGDRTVVASCSCDLAVDPSARSAGMKIKLKALSKELSALHISTSANEPANKITLALGGKEIAHGRKKLLKPLKLSGLLTRSLRAKAGSVGAAIGTILGVRADWPMALGRLLTRYPQSPGAEVHSITRFDKRFDQFWSVVSKQHHIMVVRDSAYLNWRYAEYPFGGISSFGLYRGESLLGFAVMHRSIDEDKLPFVALLELYVLPDEPEAYEQLLGFVVKQSVNGGAHYIATRCSTPKEEAILNRRGFRVRMMPFSPATYKNNTELPAAFFADDRNWYLTLGDGDGCYYYD, encoded by the coding sequence GTGACGAAGGCCGAGGTAGTGGTCCGCGCCGGTACGCCGGATGACTACCCGGCGATTGCGGCCGTACTCGACCGGACATTCTGTGCCCGGCCGTATGAACAGCGCGTTAAACTCTGGCGCTGGCGCTCTGAGAACAATCCGGTCCGCCTGCCTGAGATTCCCGGGTTTCTTATCGCCGAACTCGACGGTCAGATTGTGGGCGTGCATGGCCTGGTGCCGATGCGGGTCAAGCTGGGAGACCGCACAGTTGTAGCGTCGTGCAGTTGCGATCTGGCAGTGGACCCATCGGCTCGCTCGGCCGGTATGAAGATCAAATTAAAGGCGCTGAGCAAAGAGCTCTCGGCACTGCACATCTCGACCTCGGCCAACGAGCCGGCCAACAAGATCACGCTGGCGCTGGGAGGGAAAGAGATTGCGCATGGCCGAAAGAAGCTGCTCAAGCCGCTCAAATTGAGTGGCCTGCTGACGCGTTCGCTTAGGGCCAAGGCCGGTTCAGTAGGCGCTGCTATTGGTACAATACTCGGTGTGAGGGCCGACTGGCCGATGGCGCTTGGGCGGTTGTTGACACGATATCCGCAATCGCCGGGGGCCGAAGTCCACTCAATCACTCGTTTCGATAAACGTTTCGACCAGTTCTGGTCCGTTGTTTCAAAGCAACATCACATCATGGTGGTCCGTGATTCCGCCTATCTCAACTGGCGCTATGCCGAGTATCCGTTTGGGGGAATCAGTTCATTTGGACTGTATCGGGGCGAATCACTCCTTGGCTTCGCGGTTATGCATCGCTCCATCGATGAAGACAAGCTGCCATTCGTAGCGCTTTTGGAGTTGTATGTACTGCCCGATGAGCCGGAGGCGTATGAACAACTGCTGGGATTTGTGGTCAAGCAGTCAGTAAACGGTGGCGCGCATTATATCGCTACGCGATGCTCCACGCCGAAAGAGGAAGCAATCCTGAATCGCCGTGGTTTCCGTGTGCGTATGATGCCGTTCTCGCCGGCCACGTACAAGAATAACACCGAGCTTCCTGCAGCGTTTTTCGCAGATGACCGCAATTGGTACCTGACGCTTGGGGACGGGGACGGGTGTTATTACTACGATTGA